Proteins from one Coffea arabica cultivar ET-39 chromosome 8c, Coffea Arabica ET-39 HiFi, whole genome shotgun sequence genomic window:
- the LOC113732526 gene encoding cycloeucalenol cycloisomerase-like isoform X4 gives MMWLAQNPSKRWGEIFFILYTPFWLTLCLGIVVPYKLYETFTEWEYLLIGLVSAVPTFVVPLLFVGKADRNVSWSNRYWVKANLWMMIFSYVGNYFWTHYFFKVLGASYTFPSWRMNDVPHTTFLLAHVCFLFYHVVSNITLRRLQHAIAELPETIQWAFKAGWILALAYVIAYLETVAIANCSFPIIRLWTEHPCTKLAACFMQFISLSASQCF, from the exons ATGATGTGGTTAGCTCAAAATCCAAGTAAGCGATGGGGCGAAATATTCTTTATTCTATATACACCTTTCTGGTTGACGCTTTGCCTTGGCATTGTTGTTCCTTACAAGTTATATGAG ACATTCACAGAATGGGAGTATCTGCTTATTGGTCTTGTTTCGGCAGTTCCTACTTTTGTAGTACCACTTCTATTTGTTGGAAag GCTGATAGAAATGTTTCTTGGAGCAATCGCTATTGGGTAAAG GCTAATCTCTGGATGATGATTTTCAGTTATGTTGGAAATTACTTTTGGACTCACTACTTCTTCAAAGTTTTGGGCGCATCGTATACCTTTCCATCATGGAGGATGAATGAT gtacctcatacaactttccttctcgCTCACGTCTGCTTCTTGTTTTACCATGTTGTTTCAAACATTACTCTTCGTAGACTACAACATGCAATTGCTGAGTTGCCTGAGACAATTCAATGGGCTTTTAAGGCTGGCTGGATTCTGGCTCTTGCTTATGTCATTGCATACCTGGAGACAGTGGCTATTGCAAAT TGCAGTTTCCCTATTATACGTTTGTGGACCGAGCATCCATGTACAAAGTTGGCAGCTTGTTTTATGCAATTTATTTCATTGTCAGCTTCCCAATGTTTCTGA
- the LOC113732526 gene encoding cycloeucalenol cycloisomerase-like isoform X3: protein MMWLAQNPSKRWGEIFFILYTPFWLTLCLGIVVPYKLYETFTEWEYLLIGLVSAVPTFVVPLLFVGKADRNVSWSNRYWVKANLWMMIFSYVGNYFWTHYFFKVLGASYTFPSWRMNDVPHTTFLLAHVCFLFYHVVSNITLRRLQHAIAELPETIQWAFKAGWILALAYVIAYLETVAIANFPYYTFVDRASMYKVGSLFYAIYFIVSFPMFLRHHGVQG from the exons ATGATGTGGTTAGCTCAAAATCCAAGTAAGCGATGGGGCGAAATATTCTTTATTCTATATACACCTTTCTGGTTGACGCTTTGCCTTGGCATTGTTGTTCCTTACAAGTTATATGAG ACATTCACAGAATGGGAGTATCTGCTTATTGGTCTTGTTTCGGCAGTTCCTACTTTTGTAGTACCACTTCTATTTGTTGGAAag GCTGATAGAAATGTTTCTTGGAGCAATCGCTATTGGGTAAAG GCTAATCTCTGGATGATGATTTTCAGTTATGTTGGAAATTACTTTTGGACTCACTACTTCTTCAAAGTTTTGGGCGCATCGTATACCTTTCCATCATGGAGGATGAATGAT gtacctcatacaactttccttctcgCTCACGTCTGCTTCTTGTTTTACCATGTTGTTTCAAACATTACTCTTCGTAGACTACAACATGCAATTGCTGAGTTGCCTGAGACAATTCAATGGGCTTTTAAGGCTGGCTGGATTCTGGCTCTTGCTTATGTCATTGCATACCTGGAGACAGTGGCTATTGCAAAT TTTCCCTATTATACGTTTGTGGACCGAGCATCCATGTACAAAGTTGGCAGCTTGTTTTATGCAATTTATTTCATTGTCAGCTTCCCAATGTTTCTGAG ACATCATGGTGTGCAGGGTTGA
- the LOC113732526 gene encoding cycloeucalenol cycloisomerase-like isoform X2, translated as MGTILGLNFLIFWRRLSIFGQTFTEWEYLLIGLVSAVPTFVVPLLFVGKADRNVSWSNRYWVKANLWMMIFSYVGNYFWTHYFFKVLGASYTFPSWRMNDVPHTTFLLAHVCFLFYHVVSNITLRRLQHAIAELPETIQWAFKAGWILALAYVIAYLETVAIANFPYYTFVDRASMYKVGSLFYAIYFIVSFPMFLRVDEKPGDPWDLPRVAIDALGAAMLVTILLDLWRIFLGPIVPISDSKQCPQSGLPWFAEHTQQF; from the exons ATGGGTACAATCTTGGGAttaaatttcttgattttctggAGAAGATTGTCGATTTTTGGGCAG ACATTCACAGAATGGGAGTATCTGCTTATTGGTCTTGTTTCGGCAGTTCCTACTTTTGTAGTACCACTTCTATTTGTTGGAAag GCTGATAGAAATGTTTCTTGGAGCAATCGCTATTGGGTAAAG GCTAATCTCTGGATGATGATTTTCAGTTATGTTGGAAATTACTTTTGGACTCACTACTTCTTCAAAGTTTTGGGCGCATCGTATACCTTTCCATCATGGAGGATGAATGAT gtacctcatacaactttccttctcgCTCACGTCTGCTTCTTGTTTTACCATGTTGTTTCAAACATTACTCTTCGTAGACTACAACATGCAATTGCTGAGTTGCCTGAGACAATTCAATGGGCTTTTAAGGCTGGCTGGATTCTGGCTCTTGCTTATGTCATTGCATACCTGGAGACAGTGGCTATTGCAAAT TTTCCCTATTATACGTTTGTGGACCGAGCATCCATGTACAAAGTTGGCAGCTTGTTTTATGCAATTTATTTCATTGTCAGCTTCCCAATGTTTCTGAG GGTTGATGAAAAACCTGGCGATCCGTGGGACCTACCCAGAGTGGCCATTGATGCCTTGGGGGCTGCAATGCTTGTTACAATTTTACTGGACTTGTGGCGCATTTTCCTTGGACCAATTGTTCCTATTTCTGATTCAAAGCAGTGTCCTCAATCAGGATTACCATGGTTTGCCGAACATACCCAACAATTCTGA
- the LOC113732526 gene encoding cycloeucalenol cycloisomerase-like isoform X1, whose amino-acid sequence MMWLAQNPSKRWGEIFFILYTPFWLTLCLGIVVPYKLYETFTEWEYLLIGLVSAVPTFVVPLLFVGKADRNVSWSNRYWVKANLWMMIFSYVGNYFWTHYFFKVLGASYTFPSWRMNDVPHTTFLLAHVCFLFYHVVSNITLRRLQHAIAELPETIQWAFKAGWILALAYVIAYLETVAIANFPYYTFVDRASMYKVGSLFYAIYFIVSFPMFLRVDEKPGDPWDLPRVAIDALGAAMLVTILLDLWRIFLGPIVPISDSKQCPQSGLPWFAEHTQQF is encoded by the exons ATGATGTGGTTAGCTCAAAATCCAAGTAAGCGATGGGGCGAAATATTCTTTATTCTATATACACCTTTCTGGTTGACGCTTTGCCTTGGCATTGTTGTTCCTTACAAGTTATATGAG ACATTCACAGAATGGGAGTATCTGCTTATTGGTCTTGTTTCGGCAGTTCCTACTTTTGTAGTACCACTTCTATTTGTTGGAAag GCTGATAGAAATGTTTCTTGGAGCAATCGCTATTGGGTAAAG GCTAATCTCTGGATGATGATTTTCAGTTATGTTGGAAATTACTTTTGGACTCACTACTTCTTCAAAGTTTTGGGCGCATCGTATACCTTTCCATCATGGAGGATGAATGAT gtacctcatacaactttccttctcgCTCACGTCTGCTTCTTGTTTTACCATGTTGTTTCAAACATTACTCTTCGTAGACTACAACATGCAATTGCTGAGTTGCCTGAGACAATTCAATGGGCTTTTAAGGCTGGCTGGATTCTGGCTCTTGCTTATGTCATTGCATACCTGGAGACAGTGGCTATTGCAAAT TTTCCCTATTATACGTTTGTGGACCGAGCATCCATGTACAAAGTTGGCAGCTTGTTTTATGCAATTTATTTCATTGTCAGCTTCCCAATGTTTCTGAG GGTTGATGAAAAACCTGGCGATCCGTGGGACCTACCCAGAGTGGCCATTGATGCCTTGGGGGCTGCAATGCTTGTTACAATTTTACTGGACTTGTGGCGCATTTTCCTTGGACCAATTGTTCCTATTTCTGATTCAAAGCAGTGTCCTCAATCAGGATTACCATGGTTTGCCGAACATACCCAACAATTCTGA